In Planktothrix tepida PCC 9214, a genomic segment contains:
- a CDS encoding peptidoglycan-binding domain-containing protein — MIESYAFLALALTYEDPTSDPFPELNYVNWKKLSSQTYRYFLALGVAFSVLTVAQTAQALVMSGDSGTQVRQIQQRLQELGYFNANVTGYFGSLTQDAVIRFQRNAGLSADGIVGPQTLRALGLVSSEPSNPGSNRDLIGLGRGDSGPGVSDLQRRLQTLGYFNQQPTGNFGTVTENAVIQLQQDYNLPATGLVTEATLAVLNSGLNSGQNVVFPGTTLQQGDRGSAVATLQQTLQNLGFYDGNITGYFDDQTEVAVQRFQQSQGLSATGVVTSTTLVALNLYVPGVPSNPQFDNILRLGSQGSAVRILQGQLQRLGYYTGIVDGVFGRSTQQAVINFQRAYGITVTGEVGPTTTFYLASARTANTSTPMFTPPSQIPIVQHPMAPVTSPLSTVYFGDSGAEVRKIQRRLRELNYYNGPINGFFDTATQEALICFQRSSGITATGIAGPTTQTYLFNIQPLSATPTRTVLVAQMAPPISGSTNIQQLQQTLRIQGLYNGPINGIYDSSTQQAVAQARAFYGPSADTILFGGQ; from the coding sequence ATGATTGAATCCTATGCGTTTCTAGCTTTAGCCTTAACCTACGAAGATCCAACATCTGATCCATTCCCAGAATTGAATTATGTTAATTGGAAAAAGCTTTCCAGCCAAACCTATCGCTATTTTCTCGCTTTAGGGGTAGCTTTTTCGGTCTTAACGGTCGCTCAAACAGCCCAAGCTTTGGTCATGTCTGGAGATTCGGGAACCCAAGTCCGCCAAATTCAACAACGTTTACAAGAACTTGGGTATTTTAATGCGAATGTCACAGGTTATTTTGGCAGCCTGACTCAAGATGCGGTGATTCGCTTTCAACGAAATGCAGGTTTATCCGCCGATGGCATTGTCGGCCCCCAAACGCTCAGGGCTTTGGGATTAGTCAGCAGCGAACCGTCTAATCCTGGCAGTAATCGAGACTTAATTGGTCTGGGACGGGGAGACAGTGGCCCCGGCGTTTCAGATTTACAGAGACGGTTACAAACCTTGGGTTATTTTAACCAACAACCCACAGGTAACTTTGGAACTGTCACGGAAAATGCCGTAATTCAACTCCAGCAAGACTACAATCTTCCAGCAACGGGTTTGGTCACAGAAGCTACCCTCGCTGTCCTCAATAGTGGCCTTAATTCTGGTCAGAATGTTGTTTTTCCTGGTACAACCTTACAACAAGGCGATCGCGGATCTGCGGTTGCCACATTACAACAAACGCTACAAAACCTCGGCTTTTATGATGGCAATATTACAGGATATTTTGATGACCAAACAGAAGTAGCTGTTCAACGGTTTCAACAATCTCAGGGGCTCTCTGCCACTGGAGTCGTTACATCCACAACATTAGTGGCTTTAAATCTTTATGTTCCTGGGGTTCCCTCTAATCCTCAGTTTGATAATATTCTTCGATTAGGGAGCCAAGGCTCTGCTGTTCGGATATTACAAGGACAACTACAAAGACTAGGATATTACACGGGGATAGTCGATGGTGTATTTGGTCGATCTACCCAACAAGCTGTGATCAATTTTCAACGCGCTTATGGGATTACCGTAACGGGAGAAGTGGGGCCGACTACTACGTTCTATCTAGCAAGTGCAAGAACAGCCAACACCTCTACTCCAATGTTCACTCCTCCCTCTCAAATCCCCATTGTTCAACATCCTATGGCTCCTGTAACCAGTCCTTTATCAACGGTTTATTTTGGAGATAGCGGAGCAGAGGTTAGAAAAATTCAACGGCGTTTACGCGAGTTAAACTATTATAATGGCCCCATTAATGGCTTCTTTGATACTGCAACTCAAGAGGCTTTAATTTGTTTTCAACGCTCCTCTGGAATTACAGCCACGGGAATTGCTGGCCCAACAACTCAAACCTATTTGTTTAATATTCAACCCCTTTCTGCAACCCCAACTCGTACCGTTTTAGTCGCACAAATGGCTCCGCCTATTTCCGGTTCAACCAACATTCAACAGTTGCAACAAACATTAAGAATTCAGGGACTTTATAATGGCCCTATTAATGGAATTTACGATAGTTCAACACAACAAGCTGTTGCACAAGCCAGAGCTTTTTATGGCCCTAGTGCAGATACCATTCTATTTGGAGGGCAATAA
- a CDS encoding transcriptional repressor, protein MALYTAVSFKSELNDKGWRLTPQRETILQVFQNLPKGNHLSAEDLYNLLKSRGEAISLSTIYRTLKLMARMGILRELELAEGHKHYEINQPYPHHHHHLVCVQCNKTIEFKNDSISKTSMKQAEKSGFHLLDCQLTIHTICHEALRMGWPSLISSNWTCSKAIADCNFEMDYELTENGNTD, encoded by the coding sequence ATGGCTTTATATACAGCAGTCTCGTTTAAATCCGAACTCAATGATAAAGGCTGGCGGTTAACTCCCCAACGGGAAACGATTTTGCAGGTCTTTCAGAATTTACCGAAAGGAAATCATTTAAGTGCGGAGGATCTGTACAATTTATTAAAAAGTCGAGGAGAAGCGATTAGTTTATCAACAATTTATCGCACTTTGAAGTTAATGGCCCGGATGGGAATTTTACGCGAATTGGAATTGGCTGAAGGCCATAAACATTATGAAATTAATCAACCTTATCCCCATCACCATCATCATTTAGTTTGCGTTCAGTGTAATAAAACGATTGAATTTAAAAATGATTCCATTTCTAAAACCAGCATGAAGCAAGCGGAGAAATCGGGGTTTCATTTATTAGATTGTCAATTAACAATTCATACCATTTGTCATGAAGCTTTACGCATGGGTTGGCCGTCGCTAATTTCTAGTAATTGGACTTGTTCTAAAGCAATTGCCGATTGTAATTTTGAAATGGATTATGAGTTAACGGAAAATGGGAACACAGATTAG
- the sigC gene encoding RNA polymerase sigma factor SigC — MPATKIYADNNSNLPFEGYSEPEDLINNHLEPDVDDLIDLDIEDASDAKLQKSVNRRTTDLVRLYLQEIGRVRLLGRDEEVSEAQKVQRYLRLVELRDNAASQEEGVINVYVRLIKTRDQLSAQLGHRPSLERWATTGGVDVAELKPILAAGKRRWAEIVGLTVEELDKIQAEGLKSKDQMIKANLRLVVSVAKKYQNRGLELLDLIQEGTLGLERAVEKFDPTRGYRFSTYSYWWIRQGITRAIATQSRTIRLPVHITEKLNKIKKAQRKISQEKGRTATIDDIAMELEMTPIQVREVLLRVPRSVSLETKVGTDKDTELGDLLETEEVTPEELLMRESLHRDLQHLLADLTSRERDVILMRYGLGDGHPYSLAEIGRALELSRERVRQIEAKALQKLRQPKRRNRVRDYLESLS, encoded by the coding sequence ATGCCAGCCACTAAAATCTATGCCGACAATAACTCGAACCTGCCTTTTGAGGGCTATTCTGAACCTGAAGATCTTATAAATAATCACCTGGAGCCTGATGTGGATGATTTAATTGATCTGGATATAGAGGATGCCAGCGACGCTAAACTCCAGAAATCAGTGAATCGTCGAACGACGGATTTGGTTCGACTGTATCTTCAAGAAATAGGTCGAGTTCGTCTTTTAGGACGAGATGAAGAAGTATCAGAAGCTCAAAAAGTTCAGCGTTATCTGAGGTTAGTTGAATTACGGGATAATGCAGCCAGCCAAGAAGAAGGTGTAATCAACGTTTATGTGCGCCTGATTAAAACCCGGGATCAGTTATCCGCCCAGTTAGGTCATCGTCCGTCTTTAGAACGATGGGCGACAACAGGGGGGGTTGATGTGGCTGAACTGAAGCCAATTTTAGCCGCCGGGAAACGGCGTTGGGCTGAGATTGTGGGTTTAACAGTTGAAGAATTGGATAAAATTCAAGCCGAAGGTCTAAAATCCAAAGACCAGATGATTAAAGCCAATCTGCGTCTGGTGGTTTCGGTGGCGAAAAAATATCAAAATAGGGGTTTAGAACTTCTCGATTTAATTCAAGAAGGAACTTTAGGACTAGAACGGGCGGTTGAAAAGTTTGATCCCACACGGGGATATCGGTTTAGCACCTATTCTTATTGGTGGATTCGTCAAGGCATTACGCGGGCGATCGCAACCCAAAGCCGCACGATTCGTTTACCCGTTCATATTACCGAAAAACTTAACAAAATTAAAAAAGCCCAACGAAAAATTTCTCAAGAAAAAGGCCGTACCGCTACCATCGATGATATTGCAATGGAGTTAGAGATGACTCCGATTCAAGTGCGAGAAGTCTTGTTACGGGTTCCTCGTTCTGTTTCTTTAGAAACAAAAGTCGGGACGGATAAAGATACAGAATTAGGGGATTTACTAGAAACCGAAGAGGTGACACCGGAAGAATTACTGATGCGAGAATCTTTGCATCGGGATTTACAACACCTGTTAGCGGATTTAACCAGTCGGGAACGGGATGTGATTCTGATGCGGTATGGGTTGGGAGATGGCCATCCCTATTCCTTAGCTGAAATTGGCCGAGCGCTAGAATTATCACGGGAGCGAGTCCGCCAAATTGAAGCGAAAGCGTTGCAAAAACTACGCCAACCGAAACGTCGTAACCGGGTTCGGGATTATCTGGAGTCCCTGAGCTAA
- the psbZ gene encoding photosystem II reaction center protein PsbZ, with translation MLTILFQVVLAALVILSFVMVVGVPFAYAAPQYWSQSKPLLYVGSGLWFALVILVGVLNYLVV, from the coding sequence ATGTTAACAATTCTATTTCAAGTTGTCCTTGCGGCACTGGTGATTTTATCTTTTGTGATGGTGGTAGGGGTTCCCTTTGCCTATGCCGCCCCTCAATATTGGAGCCAATCTAAGCCTTTGCTCTATGTGGGTTCTGGTCTTTGGTTCGCATTGGTCATTTTAGTGGGTGTATTAAACTACTTAGTGGTTTAA
- the ribH gene encoding 6,7-dimethyl-8-ribityllumazine synthase, protein MTVFEGNFTQTDSLRFAMVIGRFNDLITTKLLEGCQDCLKRHGIDPDPQGTQVDYVWVPGSFEIPLVAHQLALTRRYDAIICLGAVIKGQTPHFDYVSAEVSKGIAATAFQTGVPVIFGVLTTDTMQQALERAGIKANHGWNYAMDAIEMANLMRQIKQSSTLPATTVDSTAILSASPSPALTGET, encoded by the coding sequence ATGACGGTTTTTGAGGGGAATTTTACCCAAACAGACTCCCTGCGGTTTGCAATGGTGATTGGTCGGTTTAATGATTTGATCACAACCAAATTATTAGAAGGGTGTCAAGATTGTTTAAAGCGACATGGCATTGATCCTGATCCCCAGGGAACACAGGTTGATTATGTTTGGGTTCCCGGAAGTTTTGAGATTCCATTAGTCGCCCATCAGTTGGCCTTAACCCGTCGCTATGATGCGATTATTTGTTTAGGGGCTGTAATTAAGGGACAAACCCCCCATTTTGATTATGTCTCGGCGGAAGTCTCGAAAGGGATTGCAGCAACGGCGTTTCAAACGGGTGTTCCGGTGATTTTTGGGGTGTTGACGACGGACACGATGCAGCAAGCTTTAGAACGAGCCGGAATTAAGGCCAATCACGGTTGGAACTATGCGATGGATGCGATTGAGATGGCAAATTTAATGCGTCAAATCAAGCAAAGTTCAACATTACCCGCAACAACGGTGGATTCTACAGCAATTTTATCGGCTAGTCCCAGTCCCGCTTTGACCGGGGAAACCTAG
- a CDS encoding type II toxin-antitoxin system HicB family antitoxin — MKSSYTIIIQWSEEDQCYVVSLPEWGEHCHTHGDSYEEALKNAQKVLELLIESALNNHEPLPKPQLFGKTLERV; from the coding sequence ATGAAAAGCTCTTATACCATCATTATTCAATGGTCAGAAGAAGATCAATGTTATGTAGTTAGCCTTCCTGAATGGGGAGAACATTGTCACACCCATGGGGATAGCTATGAAGAAGCGTTAAAGAATGCACAAAAAGTTTTAGAACTCCTGATCGAGTCGGCATTGAACAATCATGAGCCTTTACCCAAACCTCAACTTTTTGGAAAAACATTAGAGAGAGTATGA